One window of the Solanum stenotomum isolate F172 chromosome 11, ASM1918654v1, whole genome shotgun sequence genome contains the following:
- the LOC125844553 gene encoding uncharacterized protein LOC125844553 isoform X2: MGAERPKDSLKEMDWKSLGGESKVPGLEPAVKKRFPKKIRQVPDYYFLPRRSLPYSIAFYGSFIAAGVGAGMLLEAWINKKVKEDGGVIWEFDK, encoded by the exons ATGGGAGCAGAACGGCCAAAAGACTCATTAAAAGAGATGGACTGGAAAAGTCTGGGTGGAGAAAGTAAGGTGCCTGGTCTTGAACCAGCTGTGAAGAAACGGTTTCCAAAAAAGATTCGACAAGTTCCTGATTATTATTTCCTCCCACGGAGATCCTTACCATATTCCATAGCCTTTTATGGGTCATTTATTGCTGCCGGAGTTGGCGCAGGGATGCTACTCGAAGCATGGATCAACAAGAAGGTCAAAG AGGATGGAGGAGTCATTTGGGAGTTTGACAAATGA
- the LOC125844553 gene encoding uncharacterized protein LOC125844553 isoform X1, producing the protein MGAERPKDSLKEMDWKSLGGESKVPGLEPAVKKRFPKKIRQVPDYYFLPRRSLPYSIAFYGSFIAAGVGAGMLLEAWINKKVKVGWTCDCRGWRSHLGV; encoded by the exons ATGGGAGCAGAACGGCCAAAAGACTCATTAAAAGAGATGGACTGGAAAAGTCTGGGTGGAGAAAGTAAGGTGCCTGGTCTTGAACCAGCTGTGAAGAAACGGTTTCCAAAAAAGATTCGACAAGTTCCTGATTATTATTTCCTCCCACGGAGATCCTTACCATATTCCATAGCCTTTTATGGGTCATTTATTGCTGCCGGAGTTGGCGCAGGGATGCTACTCGAAGCATGGATCAACAAGAAGGTCAAAG TTGGCTGGACTTGTGATTGCAGAGGATGGAGGAGTCATTTGGGAGTTTGA
- the LOC125844284 gene encoding amino acid permease 3-like, which translates to MGDSTNFASKHQVFDVSVNVTESKRFDDDGRIKRTGSVWTASAHIITAVIGSGVLSLAWAVAQLGWIAGPIVMLLFSFVTYYTSSLLSDCYRSGDPLSGKRNYTYMDAVQANLGGLQVKICGWIQYVNLFGVAIGYTIASSISMMAVKRSDCFHKHGHKAPCLEPNTPYMIIFGVIEIVFSQIPDFDQIWWLSIVAAVMSFTYSTIGLGLGIAQVAETRKIGGSLTGVSIGTVTEMQKVWRTFQALGAIAFAYSYSLILIEIQDTIKSPPSEAKTMKNATLISVSVTTVFYMLCGCFGYAAFGDHAPDNLLTGFGFYDPYWLLDIANIAIVVHLVGAYQVYCQPLFAFIEKTAAEWYPNSKFITKNISFPIPGYKSYNLNLFRLVWRTIFVIISTIISMLLPFFSDIVGILGAFGFWPLTVYYPVEMYIAQKKIPKWSRKWVGLQILSVTCLIISIAAAAGSFAGVVSDLKVYKPFKFT; encoded by the exons ATGGGAGATTCTACCAATTTTGCATCAAAACATCAAGTTTTTGATGTTTCTGTCAATGTAACTGAATCCAAGCGTTTTGACGACGATGGACGTATCAAAAGAACTg GAAGTGTTTGGACTGCAAGTGCTCATATCATAACTGCTGTGATTGGTTCAGGCGTTTTATCTTTGGCTTGGGCTGTAGCTCAACTTGGTTGGATTGCTGGTCCTATTGTTATGCTTTTATTCTCTTTTGTTACTTATTACACCTCTTCTCTGCTTTCCGATTGTTACCGCTCCGGCGACCCACTTTCCGGCAAGAGAAATTATACTTACATGGATGCTGTACAAGCAAATCTCG gtGGCTTACAGGTAAAGATTTGTGGATGGATTCAGTATGTGAATCTGTTTGGAGTTGCTATTGGATACACAATTGCTTCTTCAATTAGCATGAT GGCTGTTAAAAGGTCAGATTGTTTTCATAAACATGGTCATAAAGCACCTTGTTTAGAACCAAATACTCCATATATGATCATATTTGGAGTAATCGAAATCGTCTTCTCACAAATACCAGATTTTGATCAAATTTGGTGGCTTTCAATTGTTGCTGCTGTAATGTCTTTCACTTACTCGACGATCGGTTTAGGTTTAGGCATTGCTCAAGTAGCAG aaaCTCGAAAAATTGGAGGAAGTTTAACTGGAGTTAGCATTGGAACTGTGACTGAAATGCAAAAAGTTTGGAGAACTTTTCAAGCACTTGGAGCTATTGCTTTTGCCTATTCTTACTCCCTCATCCTTATCGAGATTCAG GATACAATCAAATCCCCACCCTCAGAAGCCAAGACAATGAAAAATGCAACTCTAATTAGTGTATCAGTAACAACAGTTTTCTACATGCTATGTGGCTGTTTTGGCTATGCAGCATTTGGAGACCATGCTCCTGACAATTTACTAACTGGTTTTGGATTCTACGACCCGTATTGGCTACTCGATATAGCCAACATAGCCATCGTCGTTCATCTTGTAGGTGCATACCAGGTTTACTGCCAACCCCTTTTCGCTTTCATTGAAAAAACAGCAGCAGAATGGTACCCTAACAGTAAATTCATCACCAAGAATATTAGTTTCCCAATCCCGGGCTATAAATCGTACAACCTCAACCTATTCAGGCTAGTTTGGAGGACGATCTTCGTTATCATCTCCACTATCATCTCTATGCTGTTACCATTCTTCAGCGACATCGTTGGAATACTTGGAGCATTTGGATTTTGGCCTTTGACTGTTTATTATCCAGTGGAAATGTACATTGCACAAAAGAAGATACCAAAATGGAGTAGAAAATGGGTTGGTCTTCAAATTCTGAGTGTTACTTGCCTTATTATCTCAATTGCTGCAGCTGCTGGTTCTTTTGCTGGTGTTGTATCTGATCTTAAAGTTTACAAGCCTTTCAAATTTACTTAG